The following coding sequences lie in one Mucilaginibacter sp. KACC 22773 genomic window:
- a CDS encoding SDR family NAD(P)-dependent oxidoreductase, with product MKLNDNYNGALQQPLHSGFDIASTARDVIKGIDLNGKTAIVTGGYAGIGLETVKTLVAAGAKVIIPARDSNKAANNLAGMNNVTIEQMDLMDAKSITAFAGRFMAANDALHILINNAGIMWVPLLRDKDGNESQLSTNHFGHFQLTAELWPALKEANGARVINVSSFGHQIAPFNFEDPNFIHRPYETLQGYGQSKTANNLFAVELDYRGKEFNVRAFSVHPGAVIGTDLARVAPVTLFQQMGTHDQNGNLFPDVAAKLKNVAQGAATSVWCATSPQLNGIGGVYCENSDVAELDKGNIEHHYNDPSSLRGVQPYSVDAENAQKLWALTEEMTAVLFPVN from the coding sequence ATGAAATTAAACGACAATTACAACGGAGCCCTGCAGCAACCCCTTCATTCCGGGTTTGACATTGCCTCCACCGCCCGGGATGTTATCAAAGGAATTGATTTGAATGGTAAAACGGCCATTGTTACCGGTGGCTACGCAGGTATAGGGCTTGAAACGGTGAAAACCCTTGTGGCGGCCGGCGCTAAAGTAATTATACCGGCCCGCGATAGTAATAAGGCCGCAAACAATTTAGCAGGTATGAATAATGTAACCATCGAACAAATGGACCTGATGGATGCTAAATCTATAACGGCCTTTGCCGGGCGGTTCATGGCAGCGAATGATGCCCTTCATATCCTTATCAATAATGCCGGTATTATGTGGGTGCCGCTGCTGCGCGATAAGGATGGGAATGAATCACAATTATCTACCAATCATTTCGGCCATTTTCAGCTTACCGCGGAACTTTGGCCAGCTTTAAAGGAAGCCAATGGCGCGCGCGTGATAAATGTGTCTTCCTTCGGGCATCAGATAGCGCCGTTCAATTTCGAAGACCCCAATTTTATTCATCGCCCGTACGAAACTTTACAGGGTTACGGGCAATCCAAAACGGCCAATAACCTTTTCGCCGTAGAACTTGACTATCGCGGGAAAGAATTTAATGTCAGGGCCTTTTCCGTGCACCCCGGTGCTGTGATCGGTACCGACCTTGCGCGTGTTGCGCCGGTCACTTTATTTCAGCAAATGGGTACCCATGATCAAAATGGAAATCTATTTCCTGATGTAGCGGCCAAACTAAAAAATGTTGCTCAAGGGGCCGCCACATCGGTTTGGTGCGCTACCAGCCCGCAATTGAACGGCATTGGCGGCGTTTATTGTGAGAATTCAGATGTGGCCGAGCTGGATAAAGGAAATATTGAACATCATTATAATGACCCTTCATCCCTGAGAGGGGTGCAGCCCTATTCCGTTGATGCGGAAAACGCGCAAAAGTTGTGGGCATTGACGGAAGAAATGACCGCGGTACTATTTCCAGTTAACTGA
- a CDS encoding TldD/PmbA family protein, producing MAILTEDECRAILKKALGYSKADECEINFGGSDSGNIRYARNTVSTSGSLSQTSMVISSAFGKKLGVVTTNEYDDASVEKAVRLSEELAQLAPENPEFVSFLGPQTYAPRSKTFVPETATITPALRTDMVGKSLDTAKENKLIAAGFLQNSAGFSSMMNSHGLFAYNTSTDVNFSVTLRSEDGTGSGYSTKGYNDVSKLDTLAFTKIAAQKATGSKGAKAIEPGKYTVILEPAAGIVLLEQLYGGLDARSADEGRSFLSKPGGKTKLGEKMVDERVNIYSDPSHPDLPTGSWAGDGQPQVKRSWIEKGVVKNFTYSRYWAQKQGVKPIPNPDGIIMEGGNATLEELIKGTEKGILVTRLWYIRPVDPQTLLFTGLTRDGTFYIENGQIKFPIKNLRFNESPVIMLNNLDALGKSERTVSGESGQNALIPPMRIRDFTFTSLSDAV from the coding sequence ATGGCAATTTTAACAGAAGATGAATGCCGCGCGATATTAAAAAAGGCGCTGGGCTATTCAAAAGCCGATGAATGCGAGATCAACTTTGGCGGATCAGACTCGGGCAATATTAGGTACGCCCGTAATACAGTATCTACCAGTGGTTCGTTAAGCCAAACCAGTATGGTTATTTCATCAGCATTTGGTAAAAAACTGGGGGTGGTAACCACCAACGAATATGATGATGCCTCGGTTGAAAAGGCCGTTCGCTTATCTGAAGAACTGGCACAACTGGCGCCCGAAAACCCGGAGTTTGTATCCTTTTTAGGCCCGCAAACTTACGCACCACGTTCAAAAACCTTTGTGCCCGAAACAGCGACTATTACCCCAGCGCTGCGTACAGATATGGTGGGCAAAAGCCTGGATACAGCAAAAGAAAATAAATTAATAGCAGCAGGCTTTTTGCAAAACAGCGCGGGCTTTAGCTCGATGATGAATTCGCATGGCTTGTTCGCCTACAATACCTCTACAGATGTAAATTTCTCGGTAACCTTACGTTCCGAAGACGGTACAGGTTCGGGATACTCAACCAAGGGTTATAACGATGTGAGTAAACTGGATACACTGGCATTTACCAAAATAGCTGCTCAAAAAGCAACCGGCTCCAAAGGCGCCAAAGCTATTGAACCGGGAAAATACACGGTAATTTTAGAGCCCGCCGCCGGTATTGTATTACTTGAACAATTGTACGGCGGATTGGATGCCCGCAGCGCGGATGAAGGCCGCAGTTTTTTGAGCAAACCAGGAGGCAAAACCAAACTTGGCGAAAAAATGGTTGATGAAAGGGTAAACATTTACTCCGACCCATCGCATCCCGATTTGCCAACCGGCAGTTGGGCCGGCGATGGCCAACCGCAGGTGAAAAGAAGCTGGATTGAAAAAGGAGTAGTTAAAAACTTCACATACTCGCGTTACTGGGCTCAAAAACAAGGCGTGAAACCGATTCCAAATCCCGATGGCATAATTATGGAGGGAGGCAACGCCACTTTAGAAGAATTGATAAAAGGAACTGAAAAAGGAATTTTGGTTACCCGCCTGTGGTATATTCGCCCGGTTGATCCGCAAACGTTATTGTTTACCGGCCTTACCCGTGACGGTACATTTTATATCGAGAATGGACAAATCAAATTCCCGATCAAGAACTTAAGGTTTAACGAAAGCCCGGTTATTATGCTTAATAACCTGGATGCTTTGGGTAAATCCGAACGTACGGTAAGCGGCGAATCGGGCCAAAACGCGCTGATCCCTCCTATGCGGATCCGTGATTTTACTTTTACTTCGCTATCAGACGCGGTGTAG
- a CDS encoding TldD/PmbA family protein, which yields MKRKDFLYLTGMGISASMLSRIPVFGSPVLPGHDMSPVDVALKKRMADVVLNAARSKGATYTDVRIGRYLNQFVVTRENKVENIVDTQSYGMGIRVIANGCWGFAATDKLDNDSIAKAAELAVAIAKENARIQTDPVQLVPQKGHGEVSWKTPIERNAFEVPMKEKTDLLLSVNDAAMKGGANYVNSILFLVNEQKYFASTDGSYIDQDIHRIWPLFAVTKIDSKTGKFETRQSLSAPRGMGYEYMTPRESDKIKGVTTLYKDRYDMLEDARAAATQADQKLKAKSVEAGKYDLVLDPSHLWLTIHESVGHPTELDRVLGYEANFAGTSFLTLDKWESKKFNFGSKNVNIVADKTQVGSLGAVGYDDEGVEAKKWDIIKDGILVNYQAIRDQAHIIGLKESQGCCYSQSWQDVQFQRMANISLQPGKVPMGVNDMIKNVEKGIYIIGDSSFSIDQQRYNFQFSGQLYYEIKNGKIVGMLNDVAYQSNTQEFWNSCAAVCDANDYRLGGSFFDGKGQPMQASAVSHGSSTALFKGVNVINTARKI from the coding sequence TTGAAAAGAAAAGATTTCCTTTACCTAACCGGAATGGGCATTAGTGCATCCATGCTTAGCAGGATCCCCGTTTTCGGTTCGCCCGTTTTACCCGGCCATGATATGAGCCCGGTAGATGTGGCCCTTAAAAAACGAATGGCCGACGTGGTTTTAAATGCTGCCCGGTCAAAAGGCGCCACCTATACCGATGTGCGTATAGGCCGCTACCTTAACCAGTTTGTGGTAACCCGCGAAAACAAGGTTGAAAATATAGTTGATACCCAATCGTACGGTATGGGTATCCGCGTTATTGCCAACGGTTGCTGGGGTTTTGCCGCTACAGATAAGCTGGATAATGATAGCATAGCCAAAGCCGCCGAGCTTGCCGTAGCTATCGCCAAAGAAAACGCCCGCATCCAAACCGACCCCGTGCAACTGGTGCCTCAAAAGGGCCATGGCGAAGTAAGCTGGAAAACGCCGATTGAACGCAACGCGTTTGAAGTGCCGATGAAAGAAAAAACAGATTTGCTGCTATCTGTAAATGATGCGGCCATGAAAGGTGGCGCCAATTATGTAAACTCCATCCTGTTTTTAGTAAACGAGCAAAAATACTTTGCATCTACCGATGGTTCATATATCGACCAGGATATCCACCGCATCTGGCCTTTATTCGCGGTTACTAAAATAGATTCTAAAACAGGCAAATTTGAAACGCGCCAGTCGTTAAGCGCCCCGCGCGGAATGGGCTATGAATACATGACCCCACGCGAAAGCGATAAGATAAAAGGTGTAACAACCCTTTATAAAGACAGGTATGATATGCTGGAAGATGCCCGCGCGGCAGCTACCCAGGCCGATCAAAAACTGAAAGCAAAATCTGTTGAAGCGGGCAAATACGATTTGGTTTTAGATCCAAGTCACCTTTGGTTAACCATACACGAATCTGTTGGCCACCCTACCGAGCTTGACCGCGTATTAGGTTACGAAGCGAACTTTGCAGGTACCAGTTTCCTTACCCTGGATAAATGGGAATCAAAAAAATTCAATTTCGGCAGCAAAAATGTAAACATTGTGGCCGATAAAACCCAGGTTGGCTCGCTTGGCGCCGTTGGTTATGATGACGAAGGTGTTGAGGCCAAAAAGTGGGATATTATTAAAGATGGTATTTTGGTTAACTACCAGGCCATCCGCGATCAGGCACATATCATCGGTTTAAAAGAATCGCAGGGCTGCTGTTATTCGCAAAGCTGGCAGGATGTGCAATTCCAGCGCATGGCCAACATATCCTTGCAACCCGGCAAAGTGCCTATGGGCGTAAATGATATGATCAAAAACGTAGAAAAAGGCATTTACATCATTGGCGATAGTTCGTTCTCGATAGATCAGCAACGGTATAACTTCCAGTTTAGCGGCCAGCTGTATTACGAGATCAAAAATGGCAAAATTGTAGGTATGCTGAATGATGTAGCTTACCAGTCAAACACCCAGGAGTTTTGGAACTCCTGCGCCGCAGTTTGCGATGCCAATGATTATCGCTTAGGCGGATCATTTTTTGATGGTAAAGGCCAGCCTATGCAGGCCAGCGCCGTATCTCATGGATCGTCCACAGCATTATTTAAAGGAGTTAACGTAATTAATACAGCAAGAAAAATTTAA
- a CDS encoding RDD family protein encodes MINEYYILRQGQNEGPYTHTQLMDMNIKADDFLLSPLAEGLQHAADLPEFQEYFVSKGINPPNRYNVASFWWRLLAFVIDYVIVILILIIFFALINVAGIFTHNSINLDSPDSDLLFRVIFFLGLVAYNSIFEATSMQGGIGKLICKLIVVDESGERISFGKALSRNFSKLLSSFLCGAGFLTVFWNPMKQGWHDQVAKAYVIRKS; translated from the coding sequence ATGATTAATGAATACTACATTTTAAGGCAGGGACAAAATGAAGGCCCGTATACACATACCCAGTTAATGGATATGAATATTAAAGCCGACGATTTCCTATTATCGCCCCTCGCCGAGGGCTTACAACACGCGGCAGATTTACCAGAATTTCAGGAATATTTCGTTTCAAAGGGAATAAATCCACCTAACCGGTACAATGTTGCCAGTTTTTGGTGGCGCCTGTTGGCTTTTGTTATTGATTATGTTATCGTAATATTGATACTGATCATATTTTTCGCGCTGATAAATGTTGCTGGGATATTTACGCACAATTCAATAAATTTAGATTCTCCGGACTCCGATCTTTTATTCCGGGTTATATTTTTCCTGGGCCTTGTTGCCTATAATTCCATTTTTGAGGCAACAAGCATGCAAGGCGGAATAGGCAAATTGATTTGCAAACTAATTGTTGTTGATGAAAGCGGTGAAAGGATAAGCTTTGGAAAAGCCCTATCACGCAATTTTAGCAAATTGTTATCCAGCTTCCTTTGCGGCGCAGGTTTTTTAACGGTTTTTTGGAACCCAATGAAGCAAGGATGGCATGACCAGGTCGCCAAAGCCTATGTAATAAGGAAATCTTAA
- a CDS encoding DUF4159 domain-containing protein — protein MAFSGKFTFTRLSYHSGDWDTDQRMPSNLLNSLLEYTTIPIDQQEKVIPLSSDDIFLYPFCYLSGHKLVQFDTKERANFKKYAENGGFIFVDDCNHDIDGLFAKSFEAQMAALFGPTALKKIPNNHKIYHSFFSFDKGPPTTSFELNGWGDDLVHDYLKAIEINGRIAVLYSSKDYGCEWDYDYRNKRFLAEDNTKFGVNIIMYALNY, from the coding sequence ATGGCATTCAGCGGAAAATTTACGTTTACCAGGTTAAGTTATCACTCCGGCGATTGGGATACCGATCAGCGCATGCCATCAAACCTGCTTAATTCCCTGCTGGAGTATACCACCATCCCCATCGATCAGCAGGAAAAAGTGATCCCCCTGAGCAGCGACGATATTTTCTTATATCCATTTTGCTACCTGAGCGGCCACAAGCTTGTGCAGTTTGACACCAAAGAACGGGCGAATTTTAAAAAGTATGCAGAAAACGGTGGTTTTATTTTTGTGGATGACTGCAACCATGACATCGACGGACTTTTTGCCAAATCATTCGAAGCGCAAATGGCTGCTTTATTTGGTCCAACCGCGTTAAAGAAGATCCCCAACAATCATAAAATATACCATTCTTTTTTTTCTTTCGATAAAGGCCCCCCTACCACCAGCTTTGAATTAAATGGCTGGGGAGATGATTTGGTGCACGATTACCTAAAAGCCATCGAAATTAACGGGCGTATAGCCGTATTATATAGCAGCAAGGATTATGGTTGTGAATGGGACTATGATTATAGGAATAAGCGCTTCCTTGCCGAGGATAATACCAAGTTTGGGGTAAATATTATTATGTACGCGCTAAATTATTAA
- a CDS encoding AAA family ATPase — translation MELTENNIKALLAKLPALKGEIQKVIVGQDAILDELLVAFLAGGHCLLEGVPGLAKTLIVKTMSQALHLAFRRIQFTPDLMPTDIIGTEILEEDHATGKRFFKFNKGPLFANIILADEINRTPPKTQSALLEAMQEFEVTYGGQTYPLDKPFFILATQNPIEQAGTYPLPEAQLDRFLLLIKIGYPTEQEEFEVLNRTTGTKKADVKAVITAEEIIQAQALVRQVTISEDLVKYVSKVIRSTRPDTTTVSYVKEWVRWGAGPRAGQALILTAKARALLKGRYSVLMEDIHAMAPAVLRHRILMNFKAEAEGITSDKVTAELVRVVERSKAIV, via the coding sequence TTGGAACTGACCGAAAATAATATAAAAGCACTGCTTGCCAAATTGCCTGCTTTAAAAGGCGAAATTCAAAAGGTAATAGTAGGGCAGGATGCCATATTGGACGAATTGCTGGTAGCATTTTTAGCCGGAGGCCATTGCCTGTTGGAAGGCGTGCCCGGCCTGGCCAAAACACTCATCGTAAAAACTATGTCGCAGGCGCTACACCTGGCCTTCAGGCGCATCCAGTTTACTCCCGATTTGATGCCTACGGATATTATAGGCACCGAGATACTGGAGGAAGACCATGCTACAGGCAAACGTTTTTTTAAATTTAATAAAGGCCCGTTGTTTGCCAACATTATTTTGGCCGATGAAATTAACCGAACGCCACCCAAAACGCAATCGGCATTGCTGGAAGCGATGCAGGAGTTTGAGGTGACGTATGGTGGACAAACATACCCGTTAGATAAACCATTTTTTATCCTTGCTACCCAAAATCCTATTGAACAGGCCGGCACTTACCCATTGCCTGAAGCCCAGTTAGATCGCTTTTTATTGCTGATAAAAATTGGATACCCAACGGAGCAGGAAGAGTTTGAAGTACTGAACCGTACCACCGGTACCAAAAAAGCCGATGTTAAGGCAGTAATAACCGCCGAAGAGATCATTCAGGCCCAGGCCCTGGTAAGGCAGGTTACTATAAGCGAAGACCTGGTAAAATATGTGAGCAAGGTAATCCGCTCAACCCGCCCCGATACCACCACTGTAAGCTATGTAAAAGAATGGGTGCGCTGGGGTGCAGGCCCGCGGGCAGGGCAGGCTTTAATTTTAACTGCCAAAGCACGCGCTTTATTAAAAGGACGTTACTCCGTTTTAATGGAAGATATCCACGCTATGGCCCCGGCTGTGTTACGGCATAGGATATTGATGAATTTTAAGGCCGAGGCAGAGGGTATTACATCAGATAAAGTGACGGCGGAGTTAGTGAGGGTGGTAGAGAGAAGTAAAGCCATTGTCTGA
- a CDS encoding DUF58 domain-containing protein, which translates to MLDPKVLMTIKDLPLLAKTVIDGFMNGFNKSKVKGPGLEFSQYRSYQPGDDLRWLDWHMFARSDRYYIRESEVETSISVKFLVDASASMDHDDNGIKKIDYARFLVASLAWLSNLQGDSVGLYVFQDGGLFSLASKPDPQHLQRLFYHLQQVKPNGRFTQPVHYRELFAGDGRKELLVFVTDMYQADGEINKLLDSLTALKHEVVVFHLMGKNELDFDFGGYASLEDLETGETIEINTQQAVEYQQKLKSHLEAIRMQLLGKHIYYRMLSTAQPLDEALRDFLTQRNKSKF; encoded by the coding sequence ATGCTTGATCCAAAAGTATTAATGACCATTAAGGATTTGCCATTGCTGGCGAAAACGGTTATTGATGGCTTTATGAATGGGTTTAACAAAAGCAAGGTGAAGGGACCCGGGCTTGAGTTTAGCCAGTACCGCAGCTATCAGCCCGGCGATGACCTGCGCTGGCTGGACTGGCATATGTTTGCCAGGAGCGACCGGTACTATATCCGCGAATCGGAGGTGGAAACCAGCATTTCGGTAAAGTTTTTGGTTGATGCCAGCGCTTCTATGGATCATGACGATAATGGAATTAAAAAGATAGACTATGCCCGCTTCCTGGTGGCATCGCTGGCCTGGCTATCCAATTTGCAGGGCGATTCCGTAGGGTTGTATGTTTTCCAGGATGGAGGTTTGTTTTCGTTAGCATCCAAACCCGATCCGCAGCATTTGCAGCGGTTGTTTTATCACCTGCAGCAAGTTAAACCCAACGGCAGGTTTACGCAGCCTGTGCATTACAGGGAGCTGTTTGCCGGCGACGGACGTAAGGAGCTGCTGGTATTTGTTACCGATATGTACCAGGCTGATGGCGAGATAAATAAACTACTCGATTCACTAACAGCTTTAAAGCATGAAGTGGTGGTATTCCACCTGATGGGTAAAAACGAGCTTGATTTTGACTTTGGCGGATATGCTTCATTAGAAGACCTGGAAACCGGGGAGACCATCGAAATAAATACCCAACAGGCAGTCGAGTACCAGCAAAAGCTAAAAAGCCATTTAGAGGCTATCAGGATGCAATTACTGGGCAAGCATATCTACTACAGGATGCTCAGCACTGCCCAGCCGCTGGATGAAGCCTTACGCGATTTTTTAACACAACGGAATAAAAGCAAATTTTAA
- a CDS encoding BatA domain-containing protein, producing MQFLNPIWLFAIAAISIPVVIHLWNIRPGKTLKVGSIALITAAAQKSSRSFKLNDVLLFILRCLFLSTLAFLLAAPFWQRSQATAKTKGWVLIPKANLKETYKNLKFTVDSLSKAGYEFHFFDENFKKFELNKTLNDSLLKDKPDVKNYWSLVAKLNEKLPPALSVYLLTPNQAKYFNGSKPSVSLNLHWLTYTPADSVSTWIESAWFTTNNSIKVIEGNCRPSGTYFTSYIIQSEGDPKSPFVVDVNHGSPVVSLKTAPEKHTPIDTGALRVAIYSDKYSVDEKYLVAALQTIIDFTQRKVVVKKYADAAQIPIKQDWLFWLSDKPVDASALVKSAHIFNYQQGKIELESSSIKTSSAFALADEEDPAAIYKLVKNKVSGGKPIWVDDYGNPVLTQEHGPQTIQYHFYSRFNPAWNDLVWSNKFPKLLLKLVLYHPDYEVLNSHDLTKIDHRQMMPNIIWSAKKIDNSKIIVQTDLSRYFWLMLIAVFIVERWVAHKNKPVLK from the coding sequence GTGCAGTTTTTAAACCCCATATGGTTGTTTGCCATTGCCGCGATAAGTATCCCGGTAGTTATACACCTATGGAATATCAGGCCGGGCAAAACCCTAAAGGTTGGCAGCATCGCCCTGATAACCGCGGCAGCGCAAAAAAGCAGCCGGAGTTTTAAGCTGAACGACGTGTTGCTATTTATTTTACGGTGCCTGTTTTTATCGACGCTTGCTTTTTTATTGGCGGCTCCCTTTTGGCAGCGCAGCCAGGCCACAGCCAAAACAAAAGGGTGGGTGCTTATCCCTAAAGCCAACCTGAAAGAGACCTACAAAAATTTAAAATTTACTGTAGATTCTCTGTCTAAAGCTGGTTACGAGTTTCATTTTTTTGATGAAAATTTTAAGAAGTTTGAACTAAATAAAACACTGAATGATAGTTTATTAAAAGATAAACCTGATGTAAAAAATTACTGGAGCCTGGTGGCAAAATTAAACGAAAAGCTACCGCCAGCTCTCTCGGTTTATTTACTCACACCAAACCAGGCAAAGTACTTTAACGGCAGCAAACCATCTGTATCGCTCAACCTGCATTGGTTAACATATACCCCCGCTGACTCTGTAAGCACCTGGATTGAAAGTGCATGGTTTACCACTAATAATTCAATTAAAGTCATTGAAGGCAATTGCCGGCCATCGGGTACTTATTTTACCAGCTATATTATTCAATCCGAAGGCGATCCAAAATCGCCATTTGTGGTAGATGTTAACCATGGTAGCCCGGTTGTCAGTTTGAAAACGGCCCCCGAAAAACACACGCCGATTGATACGGGTGCTTTACGGGTGGCTATCTATAGCGATAAATACAGTGTTGATGAAAAGTATTTAGTTGCTGCCTTACAGACAATTATCGATTTTACCCAACGTAAGGTTGTAGTCAAAAAATATGCTGATGCGGCGCAAATACCAATAAAACAGGACTGGTTATTTTGGCTGTCCGACAAACCCGTTGATGCCAGTGCGCTGGTTAAATCTGCACATATATTTAACTACCAGCAGGGGAAGATCGAATTGGAATCATCGTCAATAAAAACCAGCAGCGCTTTTGCGTTGGCCGACGAGGAAGACCCGGCAGCAATTTATAAACTGGTTAAAAATAAAGTTTCGGGCGGTAAACCTATTTGGGTTGATGACTATGGCAACCCTGTTTTAACGCAGGAGCACGGCCCGCAAACTATACAGTACCACTTTTATTCCCGTTTCAATCCGGCCTGGAATGACCTGGTTTGGAGTAATAAATTCCCGAAGTTATTATTGAAACTGGTTTTATATCATCCTGATTATGAAGTATTAAACAGTCATGATTTAACTAAAATTGACCACCGGCAAATGATGCCAAATATAATTTGGTCGGCAAAAAAGATAGATAATAGTAAAATAATTGTGCAAACAGATCTGTCGCGCTATTTCTGGTTGATGCTGATTGCCGTGTTCATTGTCGAAAGATGGGTTGCCCATAAAAATAAGCCTGTATTAAAATGA
- a CDS encoding DUF4175 family protein, which translates to MIEPTGIKKINAIRRWYISYQLLADVLFAAAISLLSIALLRYLFKVPVLWALPLFVLCLVIFLVIHQAWKTSDVLIANFLDQQYPELEESSGLVLKPASELNLLETLQLQKVETQLQVVPQWHSSFLKRAKLALLLLLFAFGFTWVLNKPSATNQSLTGKALSTENNALAEKVLPQISSIDVIVHPPAYTGKQPRSQDKFTLNVEDGATVSWKIATNIAVKQVALLFNDKETINLKNINPDKTAWQIQKLINKPGFYQVNVDGKLSDLYQVQVIVDQPPVIHIKSPKQYTYIDAGEAQRINIDATVNDDYGVASALVFATVAKGSGEAVKFKEYKIDFSTAFSSHLPQYSLQKLISLPALNMEPGDELYFYIQATDTHQQQSRTDVYTVSIQDTAQLLNMDGMLSGVNQKPEFFRSERQIILDTEKLLKDKDSITTVKFNNRSNDLGVDQKLLRLRYGKFLGEESESDINPADVKDDPVGDIKNYGNAAVVLDKYTDKHDNAEDAQFFDPELKKQLKATLTEMWKAELQLRLYKPQDALPFEYKALRLLKDLQQKSRMYVAKTSYNPPALKLEKRLSGDLSKINQPINKSDVKPGTDQYENLKKAVQVLAELKVAPKMSDADEHVLALANQQLSSKASAQPGAYLPALSAMRRILSNPDKIRPGDISLVERAIQKTLIPADKMPVAAQNPADLGLSQQYYKNLNRLNR; encoded by the coding sequence ATGATTGAACCTACAGGGATAAAGAAAATAAACGCGATACGCAGGTGGTATATCAGTTACCAGCTGCTTGCCGATGTGCTTTTTGCCGCCGCTATATCGCTGCTTTCAATTGCTTTGTTAAGGTATTTATTTAAGGTGCCGGTGCTTTGGGCATTACCGTTATTTGTATTATGCCTGGTAATTTTTCTGGTCATTCATCAGGCCTGGAAAACCAGCGACGTTTTAATAGCTAATTTCCTTGATCAACAATATCCCGAACTGGAAGAAAGCAGCGGCTTGGTATTAAAACCTGCATCAGAATTAAACCTCCTGGAAACATTGCAGTTACAAAAGGTAGAAACTCAGTTGCAGGTTGTTCCGCAGTGGCACAGTTCGTTTTTAAAGCGGGCTAAACTTGCGCTATTGTTGCTGTTGTTTGCATTCGGATTCACATGGGTACTAAACAAGCCGTCGGCAACAAATCAATCTTTAACAGGAAAAGCCTTATCAACTGAAAATAATGCCCTTGCAGAAAAGGTATTGCCTCAAATATCCTCGATTGACGTTATAGTACATCCGCCGGCTTACACAGGTAAACAGCCTCGTAGCCAGGATAAGTTTACTTTAAATGTAGAGGATGGCGCGACTGTGAGCTGGAAAATCGCCACCAATATTGCTGTTAAACAGGTGGCATTGCTGTTTAACGATAAAGAAACTATCAACCTTAAAAATATAAACCCCGATAAAACCGCCTGGCAAATTCAAAAACTGATTAACAAGCCTGGTTTTTACCAGGTTAATGTAGACGGCAAACTTTCGGACTTATACCAGGTACAGGTAATTGTAGACCAGCCGCCGGTTATTCATATCAAATCGCCCAAGCAATACACCTATATTGATGCGGGCGAGGCGCAAAGGATAAATATTGACGCAACCGTTAATGATGATTATGGAGTAGCAAGCGCGCTTGTTTTCGCGACAGTAGCTAAGGGAAGCGGCGAGGCCGTAAAATTCAAAGAGTATAAAATCGATTTTTCTACTGCTTTCAGTTCGCACCTGCCACAGTATAGCCTGCAAAAATTAATTAGTCTGCCTGCTTTAAACATGGAGCCTGGCGATGAACTTTACTTTTACATACAGGCTACCGATACCCACCAGCAGCAAAGCCGCACGGATGTTTATACGGTATCTATACAGGATACCGCCCAATTGTTAAATATGGATGGTATGCTGAGCGGGGTTAACCAAAAGCCGGAATTTTTCCGTAGTGAAAGGCAGATTATCCTTGATACCGAAAAATTGCTGAAGGATAAAGACAGCATCACAACGGTTAAGTTTAACAACCGGAGCAACGACCTGGGTGTTGATCAAAAGCTGCTCCGGCTGCGCTATGGTAAGTTTTTGGGCGAGGAGTCAGAATCGGACATTAATCCTGCGGATGTGAAAGATGATCCTGTTGGGGATATCAAAAATTACGGCAATGCGGCGGTTGTATTGGATAAATACACTGATAAACATGATAATGCCGAGGATGCCCAGTTTTTTGACCCCGAACTAAAAAAGCAACTTAAAGCTACGCTTACAGAAATGTGGAAGGCCGAATTGCAATTAAGGCTTTACAAACCACAAGACGCATTGCCATTTGAGTATAAGGCACTGCGATTGTTAAAAGATTTGCAGCAAAAATCAAGGATGTATGTAGCTAAAACGTCGTATAATCCACCTGCGTTAAAGTTAGAGAAACGTTTAAGCGGCGATTTGTCGAAGATCAATCAACCCATCAATAAATCGGATGTTAAACCCGGTACCGATCAATATGAAAATTTAAAAAAGGCGGTGCAGGTTTTAGCGGAGCTTAAGGTTGCGCCAAAAATGAGCGATGCAGATGAACATGTGCTTGCTTTAGCCAACCAGCAGCTTAGCTCAAAGGCATCTGCTCAACCGGGTGCTTACTTGCCGGCTTTAAGTGCTATGCGCCGGATATTATCGAACCCAGATAAAATTAGGCCGGGCGATATCTCGTTGGTAGAACGGGCTATTCAAAAAACACTGATTCCAGCTGATAAAATGCCGGTTGCAGCGCAAAACCCCGCAGATTTAGGTTTATCGCAGCAGTATTATAAAAACCTTAACCGCTTAAACCGTTAA